The following are from one region of the Streptomyces tuirus genome:
- a CDS encoding ATP-binding protein has protein sequence MRIAFVGKGGSGKTTLSALFSRHLARSGAPVLAIDGDINQHLAEALGGEEVSAPPLGTHVPEIKRFLRGDNPRIPSPEAMIKTTPPGRGSRLLRPLGDDDLHGRHVGRAGGVPLMVTGEFDESDLGVACYHSKLGAVELYLSHLLDGPGEYVVVDMTAGADAFASGLFTRFDITFLVAEPTRKGVSVYHQYRDHAEQFGIRIAVVGNKVTCEDDLLFLKEQVGDDLLTHLVHSPWVRAAEQGRTEPGPHALASLEPHNRHALGVLREAVDSRPRDWDRLHRHAVEFHLRNARAWADARTGEDLAAQVDPDFVPGRTAQP, from the coding sequence GTGAGGATCGCGTTCGTCGGCAAGGGCGGCAGCGGCAAGACCACCCTGTCCGCACTCTTCTCCCGCCACCTGGCGCGCTCCGGCGCCCCGGTCCTCGCCATCGACGGCGACATCAACCAGCACCTGGCCGAAGCGCTCGGCGGCGAAGAGGTGTCCGCACCTCCCCTGGGCACCCACGTGCCCGAGATCAAGAGGTTCCTCCGGGGCGACAACCCCCGCATCCCCTCCCCCGAGGCGATGATCAAGACGACCCCGCCCGGCCGCGGCTCACGCCTCCTGCGTCCGCTCGGCGACGACGACCTGCACGGGCGGCACGTCGGCCGGGCGGGCGGCGTCCCCCTCATGGTGACGGGCGAGTTCGACGAGTCGGACCTGGGCGTGGCCTGCTACCACTCCAAGCTGGGCGCGGTGGAGCTGTATTTGAGCCACCTGCTGGACGGCCCCGGCGAATACGTCGTGGTCGACATGACGGCGGGCGCGGACGCGTTCGCCTCGGGCCTGTTCACCCGCTTCGACATCACGTTCCTGGTGGCCGAACCCACCCGCAAGGGTGTCTCCGTCTACCACCAGTACCGCGACCACGCCGAACAGTTCGGGATCCGCATCGCGGTCGTCGGGAACAAGGTGACCTGCGAGGACGATCTCCTCTTCCTCAAGGAGCAGGTGGGCGACGACCTCCTGACCCACCTGGTCCACTCCCCCTGGGTCCGCGCGGCCGAGCAGGGCCGCACCGAGCCCGGCCCGCATGCCCTGGCGTCGCTGGAACCCCACAACCGCCACGCCCTCGGCGTCCTGCGCGAGGCGGTCGACTCCCGCCCCCGCGACTGGGACCGCCTCCACCGCCACGCGGTCGAGTTCCATCTGCGCAACGCCCGGGCCTGGGCCGACGCGCGCACGGGCGAGGACCTGGCGGCGCAGGTGGACCCGGACTTCGTCCCTGGGCGGACCGCTCAGCCCTGA
- a CDS encoding CDP-alcohol phosphatidyltransferase family protein, producing the protein MALNNTYDARLVQQETALGAGVQVLLLALIGTAIGMGPAGWLSGLAFAIATWAVLSRALHRSRLRSFGAANRVTLGRATLVGGVTALVADSFQSSPPVSLFVGLTAVALILDGVDGKVARRTGTSTPLGARFDMEVDAFLILVLSVYVSMQLGPWVLLIGGMRYVFVAAAKVWPWLTAALPPSTARKTVAALQGVLLLLAGADLLPYAANFGVAALALGLLVWSFGRDVLWLYRTSRTEDSPAARQVRELVAG; encoded by the coding sequence GTGGCCCTGAACAACACTTACGACGCGAGGCTCGTACAGCAGGAGACCGCCCTGGGGGCGGGCGTGCAGGTCCTGCTGCTGGCCCTGATCGGCACGGCGATCGGGATGGGGCCGGCGGGCTGGCTCAGCGGCCTCGCGTTCGCGATCGCCACCTGGGCGGTGCTCTCCCGGGCCCTGCACCGCTCGCGGCTGCGCTCGTTCGGCGCGGCCAACCGGGTCACCCTGGGCCGGGCCACCCTCGTCGGCGGGGTCACGGCCCTGGTCGCCGACTCCTTCCAGAGCTCACCGCCGGTGTCACTGTTCGTCGGCCTGACGGCGGTGGCGCTGATCCTCGACGGCGTCGACGGCAAGGTCGCCCGCCGCACCGGCACCTCGACCCCGCTGGGGGCGCGCTTCGACATGGAGGTCGACGCGTTCCTGATCCTGGTGCTGAGCGTGTACGTGTCGATGCAACTCGGCCCGTGGGTGCTGCTGATCGGCGGCATGCGCTACGTCTTCGTCGCCGCGGCCAAGGTGTGGCCCTGGCTGACGGCCGCGCTCCCGCCGAGCACCGCCCGCAAGACCGTCGCCGCGCTCCAGGGTGTGCTGCTGCTCCTGGCGGGCGCCGATCTGCTGCCGTACGCGGCCAACTTCGGGGTCGCGGCCCTGGCCCTGGGCCTGCTGGTCTGGTCGTTCGGGCGGGACGTGCTGTGGCTGTACCGGACCTCGCGGACCGAGGACAGCCCGGCCGCACGGCAGGTCCGCGAGCTGGTCGCCGGCTGA
- a CDS encoding zinc-dependent alcohol dehydrogenase, translated as MKHTGRAFWIDSPGRGGIRDVTLPAPGEDEVLVRTLFSGVSRGTETLVFRGGVPVSQHTAMRAPFQEGDFPGPVKYGYLNVGVVEEGPAALKGRTVFCLYPHQTRYVVPAAAVTPVPDTVPAERAVLAGTVETAVNALWDAAPLVGDRIAVVGGGMVGCSVAALLARFPGVRVQLVDADPSRAKIAEALGVGFATPEDADGDRDLVVHASATEQGLTRSLELLTAEGTVLELSWYGDRRVSLPLGEAFHSRRLVIRSSQVGTVSPARPNRTYADRLAVALDLLADPALDALITGESPFEELPDVLPRLVSGEVPALCHRIRYDKSDGRIG; from the coding sequence ATGAAGCACACCGGACGGGCGTTCTGGATCGACTCGCCTGGGCGAGGCGGCATCCGGGACGTCACCCTGCCGGCGCCCGGCGAGGACGAGGTGCTGGTCCGCACGCTCTTCTCCGGCGTGAGCCGCGGCACCGAGACGCTCGTCTTCCGCGGCGGGGTGCCCGTCAGCCAGCACACCGCCATGCGCGCCCCGTTCCAGGAGGGCGACTTCCCCGGCCCGGTGAAGTATGGCTACCTCAACGTCGGCGTGGTGGAGGAGGGGCCCGCGGCGCTCAAGGGCCGCACCGTGTTCTGCCTGTACCCGCACCAGACGCGCTACGTCGTCCCCGCCGCCGCGGTCACCCCCGTCCCGGACACCGTGCCCGCCGAACGGGCCGTGCTCGCCGGGACCGTGGAGACCGCAGTCAACGCCCTGTGGGACGCCGCGCCCCTGGTCGGCGACCGGATCGCCGTGGTCGGCGGCGGCATGGTCGGCTGCTCGGTCGCCGCCCTCCTCGCCAGGTTCCCCGGCGTCCGCGTGCAGTTGGTCGACGCCGACCCGTCCCGCGCGAAGATCGCCGAGGCGCTCGGCGTCGGCTTCGCCACCCCCGAGGACGCCGACGGGGACCGTGACCTCGTCGTGCACGCCAGCGCCACGGAACAGGGCCTCACCCGGTCCCTGGAACTCCTCACCGCCGAGGGGACCGTCCTCGAACTCAGCTGGTACGGCGACCGGCGGGTCAGCCTTCCGCTGGGTGAGGCCTTCCACTCCCGGCGGCTCGTCATCCGCAGCAGCCAGGTCGGCACCGTCTCCCCGGCCCGCCCGAACCGCACCTACGCCGACCGGCTCGCCGTCGCCCTGGACCTGCTCGCCGACCCCGCGCTCGACGCCCTCATCACCGGCGAATCCCCCTTCGAGGAGCTGCCGGACGTGCTGCCCCGGCTGGTCTCCGGCGAGGTCCCCGCGCTGTGCCACCGCATCCGTTACGACAAGAGCGATGGACGCATCGGCTGA
- a CDS encoding 6-pyruvoyl trahydropterin synthase family protein, whose product MFSITVRDHIMIAHSFRGDVFGPAQRLHGATFLVDATFRREQLDEDNIVVDIGLATQELGAVVSELNYRNLDNEPDFAGVNTSTEFLAKVIADRLAERIHKGAMGEGAKGIAGLTVTLHESHIAWASYERAL is encoded by the coding sequence TTGTTCAGCATCACCGTCCGCGATCACATCATGATCGCCCACAGTTTCCGTGGCGACGTCTTCGGACCGGCCCAGCGCCTGCACGGGGCCACGTTCCTCGTGGATGCCACGTTCCGGCGCGAGCAGCTGGACGAGGACAACATCGTCGTCGACATCGGGCTGGCCACCCAGGAACTCGGCGCGGTCGTCAGCGAGCTGAACTACCGCAATCTCGACAACGAGCCCGACTTCGCGGGGGTCAACACCTCCACGGAGTTCCTCGCCAAGGTCATCGCCGACCGGCTCGCCGAGCGCATCCACAAGGGGGCGATGGGCGAGGGCGCCAAGGGCATCGCGGGCCTCACCGTCACCCTGCACGAGTCGCACATCGCCTGGGCGAGTTACGAGCGTGCGCTGTGA
- a CDS encoding glycosyltransferase family 4 protein: protein MTDTTIERPGQPGPAPARLNYVPVQHASLKNAEIIPMSLRTVHFVLPGGVDDPTAPSGGNAYDRRVCLDLPGFGWQATKHTVAGDWPRPGADARTELASALAALPDGAVVLLDGLVACGVPEIVVPEAERLRMAVLVHLPLGDETGLDAEVAAELDARERTVLRAVPAVIATSDWAVRRLVAHHGLPPERVHVAAPGADIAPLAPGTDGVSRLLCVAAVTPRKGQHRLVEALAAVRDLPWSCVCVGSLTQDPEYVAHLRSLIEQHGLQDRLELAGPKSGPALDAAYATADLMVLTSYAETYGMAVTEALARGIPVMATDVGGLPEAVGRAPDGGVPGILVPPENPAAIAAELRGWFGEADVRRRLKAAARSRRAALDGWATTAQSLAAVLRRLPTEPRRPA from the coding sequence GTGACCGACACGACGATCGAACGGCCCGGGCAGCCCGGACCGGCGCCGGCACGGCTGAATTATGTTCCCGTGCAGCACGCTTCCCTGAAGAACGCCGAGATCATCCCCATGTCCCTGCGCACCGTGCACTTCGTGCTGCCGGGCGGCGTCGACGACCCGACGGCGCCGAGCGGCGGCAACGCCTACGACCGGCGCGTGTGCCTGGACCTGCCCGGCTTCGGCTGGCAGGCGACCAAGCACACCGTGGCCGGTGACTGGCCCAGGCCGGGAGCCGACGCCCGCACGGAACTGGCGAGCGCCCTGGCCGCGTTGCCCGACGGGGCCGTCGTGCTCCTCGACGGGCTGGTGGCCTGTGGCGTGCCCGAGATCGTGGTGCCCGAGGCGGAACGGCTGCGCATGGCCGTCCTCGTCCACCTCCCGCTCGGCGACGAGACGGGGCTCGACGCGGAGGTGGCGGCCGAGCTGGACGCCAGGGAGCGGACGGTGCTGCGGGCGGTGCCCGCGGTGATCGCCACCAGCGACTGGGCGGTCCGCCGCCTGGTAGCCCACCACGGCCTTCCCCCCGAGCGCGTCCATGTCGCCGCCCCCGGCGCCGACATCGCGCCGCTCGCGCCCGGCACCGACGGGGTGTCGCGCCTGCTGTGCGTGGCCGCCGTGACCCCGCGCAAGGGCCAGCACCGGCTGGTGGAGGCGCTGGCCGCGGTACGCGACCTGCCGTGGAGCTGCGTGTGCGTCGGGAGCCTGACCCAGGACCCGGAGTACGTCGCCCATCTGCGGTCCCTCATCGAGCAGCACGGCCTCCAGGACCGGCTGGAGCTGGCCGGGCCGAAGTCCGGCCCCGCGCTGGACGCCGCCTACGCGACCGCCGACCTGATGGTGCTCACCTCCTACGCCGAGACCTACGGCATGGCGGTGACCGAGGCCCTGGCCCGCGGCATCCCGGTGATGGCCACGGACGTCGGCGGGCTGCCGGAGGCCGTCGGCCGTGCGCCCGACGGCGGCGTGCCCGGCATCCTCGTGCCGCCGGAGAACCCCGCCGCCATCGCCGCCGAACTGCGCGGCTGGTTCGGCGAGGCGGACGTACGACGCCGTCTGAAGGCCGCCGCCCGCAGCCGTCGCGCCGCCCTCGACGGCTGGGCGACGACCGCACAGAGCCTGGCCGCGGTACTGCGCCGGCTCCCGACCGAACCCCGGAGGCCCGCATGA
- a CDS encoding class I SAM-dependent methyltransferase, whose amino-acid sequence MAVGPGHAPGAVIPGAGPSGNPGSRPTVKLREAGPDDPPRYAPEWLELREPADAAARAHDLLDPLRIRLANMPGKSGVVIHDLGCGTGSMGRWLASRLDGAQHWILHDRDPYLLHFAAVSSSRSAADGSRVTVETRRGDVARLTPDALHGASLVTASALLDVLTREEIDALAAACTGAGCPALLTLSVAGRVELTPSHPLDAELTQAFNDHQRRDGLLGPDAVTAAAEAFSEHGATVRLHPSPWRLGPEQAALTEQWLRGWVGAAVEERPELRAEAEVYLTDRLTALAAGELRVTVHHVDLLALSRPGGGAS is encoded by the coding sequence GTGGCGGTCGGTCCGGGGCACGCTCCCGGGGCCGTCATCCCCGGCGCCGGCCCCAGCGGCAACCCCGGCTCGCGGCCGACCGTCAAGCTGCGTGAGGCGGGCCCGGACGATCCGCCCCGGTACGCGCCCGAGTGGCTGGAGCTGCGGGAACCGGCCGACGCCGCCGCGCGGGCGCACGACCTGCTGGACCCGCTTCGGATCCGGCTCGCCAACATGCCCGGCAAGTCGGGCGTCGTCATCCACGACCTGGGCTGCGGCACCGGCTCGATGGGCCGCTGGCTCGCGTCCCGCCTGGACGGCGCCCAGCACTGGATCCTGCACGACCGCGACCCCTACCTGCTGCACTTCGCCGCCGTCTCCTCCTCGCGCTCGGCCGCCGACGGCAGCCGGGTCACCGTGGAGACGCGCCGCGGCGACGTCGCCCGCCTCACCCCGGACGCCCTGCACGGCGCGTCCCTGGTGACCGCGTCCGCCCTGCTGGACGTCCTCACCCGGGAGGAGATCGACGCCCTCGCCGCCGCGTGCACCGGGGCCGGCTGCCCCGCCCTGCTGACGCTGTCCGTCGCCGGGCGGGTCGAACTGACCCCGTCCCACCCGCTGGACGCGGAGCTGACCCAGGCGTTCAACGACCACCAGCGCCGCGACGGCCTGCTCGGCCCCGACGCGGTCACGGCGGCGGCCGAGGCGTTCTCCGAGCACGGCGCGACCGTACGGCTGCACCCGAGCCCCTGGCGGCTCGGCCCCGAGCAGGCCGCGCTCACCGAGCAGTGGCTGCGCGGCTGGGTCGGCGCGGCCGTCGAGGAGCGCCCCGAGCTGCGGGCCGAGGCCGAGGTCTACCTGACCGACCGGCTGACCGCCCTCGCCGCGGGCGAGCTGCGTGTCACCGTCCACCACGTCGACCTCCTGGCCCTGTCCCGACCGGGGGGCGGAGCGTCATGA
- a CDS encoding creatininase family protein, whose protein sequence is MSDLVPADTTEDVRTRGAGVSRQVAVLPVGSFEQHGPYLPLATDTLVACAVAREIAGAYPVHLLPPVTISCSHEHAAWPGTVSISSVTLHAVVRDIAASLRRSGVDALVVVNGHGGNYVLGNVVQESSARGERMALFPAAEDWETARERAGVVTSLLTDMHAGEIETSILLHAHPEMLRPGYETSDFVADDRRHLLTLGMSGYTDSGVIGRPSLGSAEKGKELLASLADSFGAYFSMLTSDA, encoded by the coding sequence ATGAGTGATCTGGTGCCGGCGGACACCACGGAAGACGTACGGACGCGGGGCGCCGGTGTCTCACGGCAGGTCGCGGTGCTTCCCGTGGGGAGCTTCGAGCAGCACGGTCCGTACCTCCCCCTGGCGACCGACACGCTCGTCGCCTGTGCCGTCGCGCGGGAGATAGCCGGCGCGTACCCGGTGCACCTCCTTCCTCCGGTGACGATCTCGTGCTCGCACGAGCACGCGGCCTGGCCGGGGACCGTGAGCATCTCCTCGGTGACCCTTCATGCGGTGGTACGGGACATTGCGGCTTCGCTGCGCCGGTCCGGGGTCGACGCCCTGGTGGTGGTCAACGGGCACGGCGGCAACTATGTGCTGGGCAACGTGGTTCAGGAATCCTCCGCCCGCGGCGAGCGGATGGCGCTCTTCCCGGCCGCGGAGGACTGGGAGACGGCGCGCGAGCGGGCGGGTGTGGTCACCTCGCTGCTCACCGACATGCATGCGGGGGAAATCGAGACCTCCATCCTTCTGCACGCTCATCCCGAAATGCTCCGGCCCGGTTATGAGACCTCCGATTTCGTCGCTGACGACCGGCGTCATCTGCTCACCCTCGGCATGTCCGGCTATACCGATTCCGGTGTCATCGGTCGTCCTTCGCTGGGTTCGGCGGAAAAGGGGAAGGAACTCCTGGCGAGCCTCGCGGATTCCTTCGGGGCGTATTTCTCGATGCTGACCTCCGACGCGTAG
- the ribA gene encoding GTP cyclohydrolase II → MTEKIGVLGKKSTQRTGVERVVNAPLPTVYGKFQAVGYLDHDRGDEQVALVYGEIGTDGVLIRLHSECLTGDAFGSQHCECGDQLDAALRAVVAEGAGVVVYLRGHEGRGIGLLAKLRAMALQAEGLDTVEANLALGLPVDARDYGVAARILDDLGVRSVRLMSNNPRKREALVDHGITVTEQVPLLIPPCENNITYLRTKRERLDHHLPHLDAVVSSS, encoded by the coding sequence ATGACAGAAAAAATTGGTGTACTCGGCAAGAAGTCGACGCAGCGGACCGGCGTGGAACGCGTCGTGAATGCCCCACTGCCCACGGTGTACGGGAAATTCCAGGCGGTCGGCTACCTGGACCACGACCGCGGTGACGAACAGGTGGCGCTGGTCTACGGCGAGATCGGCACGGACGGCGTCCTGATCCGGCTGCACTCGGAGTGCCTGACCGGCGACGCCTTCGGCTCCCAGCACTGCGAGTGCGGTGACCAGCTCGACGCCGCCCTGCGCGCGGTCGTCGCCGAAGGAGCCGGTGTCGTGGTCTACCTCAGAGGGCACGAAGGCCGCGGCATCGGCCTGCTCGCCAAGCTGCGTGCGATGGCCCTGCAGGCGGAGGGCCTGGACACCGTCGAGGCCAACCTCGCCCTCGGCCTGCCGGTCGACGCCCGCGACTACGGTGTCGCCGCCCGGATCCTGGACGACCTGGGTGTGCGGTCCGTGCGGCTGATGTCCAACAACCCGCGCAAGCGCGAGGCGCTGGTGGACCACGGCATCACCGTCACCGAGCAGGTGCCGCTGCTGATCCCGCCGTGCGAGAACAACATCACCTATCTGCGCACCAAGCGGGAACGCCTCGACCACCACCTGCCCCACCTGGACGCGGTGGTCAGCTCCTCCTGA
- a CDS encoding saccharopine dehydrogenase, which yields MTELHLWLRHEARTTERRTPIVPDDARRLVGSGVELTVEESPQRVFPIEEYEEAGCRVAPAGSWVTAPRDAVVLGLKELPEEPAALTHRHIFFGHAYKGQPGAAELLGRFAAGGGALFDLEYLVDDTGRRLAAFGFWAGYLGAALAVLRHRGRLRAPLTPTTKEDLDETLKPAPGDAEFTGLVIGALGRSGRGARAAFATAGVDPTCWDLAETRDLDRPALLRHDVMVNAVLATTPVPPFLREQDLDAPDRRLRTLCDVTCDVGSPLNVLPVYDDTTSWDEPVRRLRDAPPLDLIAIDNLPSLLPLESSADFSAALLPHLLDFGVSGPWGRCLERFRDASRTHGLDKGEAP from the coding sequence ATGACCGAGCTCCATCTGTGGCTGCGCCACGAGGCCCGCACGACCGAGCGACGCACTCCGATCGTTCCCGACGACGCCCGGCGGCTCGTCGGGAGCGGAGTGGAACTGACCGTCGAGGAGTCCCCGCAGCGGGTCTTCCCGATCGAGGAGTACGAGGAGGCAGGCTGCCGCGTCGCCCCCGCGGGCTCCTGGGTGACGGCGCCCCGGGACGCCGTCGTGCTCGGCCTCAAGGAACTGCCCGAGGAGCCGGCCGCCCTGACGCACCGGCACATCTTCTTCGGCCACGCCTACAAGGGCCAGCCGGGAGCGGCGGAGCTGCTGGGCCGGTTCGCCGCCGGGGGCGGGGCGCTGTTCGACCTGGAGTACCTGGTGGACGACACCGGACGACGCCTGGCCGCCTTCGGTTTCTGGGCCGGCTATCTGGGCGCCGCCCTCGCCGTGCTCCGGCACCGGGGCCGGCTGCGGGCGCCCCTGACGCCGACCACCAAGGAAGACCTGGACGAGACGCTGAAGCCCGCCCCCGGCGACGCCGAGTTCACCGGCCTCGTCATCGGCGCCCTGGGCCGTAGCGGCCGCGGCGCCCGCGCGGCCTTCGCCACCGCCGGAGTCGACCCCACCTGCTGGGACCTGGCCGAGACGCGGGACCTGGACCGGCCGGCCCTGCTGCGGCACGACGTGATGGTGAACGCGGTGCTCGCCACCACCCCCGTCCCGCCCTTCCTGCGCGAGCAGGACCTCGACGCCCCGGACCGCCGCCTGCGCACCCTGTGCGACGTGACCTGCGACGTCGGCTCCCCGCTCAACGTCCTCCCGGTGTACGACGACACCACCTCCTGGGACGAGCCCGTACGGCGGCTGCGCGACGCACCCCCGCTCGACCTCATCGCCATCGACAACCTGCCCTCCCTGCTGCCGCTGGAGTCCAGCGCCGACTTCTCGGCCGCCCTCTTGCCCCATCTGCTCGACTTCGGTGTCTCCGGACCCTGGGGGCGCTGCCTGGAACGGTTCCGTGACGCGTCCCGCACTCACGGCCTCGACAAGGGGGAAGCCCCTTGA
- a CDS encoding saccharopine dehydrogenase family protein: MSTEPAGASGTVHWIGAGLSTGSGLAALCDTAERVRLWHRTESRAADALGRLGLTGRAEPRAYTLPALAAELAPGDVVVSMLPAPEHAPLLTDCVRQGAHFACSSYVSDAVLEHVPAAGKAGLVVLTEAGLDPGIDHLFAHALVARAREAIGDATPASYTLTSYCGGVPAVPNDFTYRFSWAPTGVLNALRSPARYIEDGARTVAERPWEATRRHVVDGETFEVYPNRDSLPFVAQYGLPDAWTPRTFVRGTLRLEGWLRAWDAVFAELRGGDDDRIAALARELAAAYPTTDDDHDRVVLAVSLDVRAESGRSWAGGCLLDLVGDAEESAMARCVSRTLALGVRHILDGSLPPGLNRAAETAARSEQWLGELARDGLEFTLRVDR, translated from the coding sequence TTGAGCACTGAACCGGCTGGGGCGAGCGGCACCGTCCACTGGATCGGCGCCGGCCTGTCCACGGGCAGCGGCCTCGCGGCGCTGTGCGACACGGCCGAGCGGGTCCGGCTCTGGCACCGCACCGAGAGCCGGGCCGCCGACGCCCTCGGCCGGCTGGGCCTCACCGGGAGGGCCGAGCCCCGGGCGTACACGCTGCCCGCGCTCGCCGCCGAACTCGCGCCGGGTGACGTCGTCGTGTCGATGCTGCCCGCCCCCGAGCACGCCCCTCTCCTTACCGACTGTGTACGGCAGGGGGCGCACTTCGCCTGCTCCAGCTATGTGTCGGACGCGGTGCTGGAGCACGTGCCCGCCGCCGGCAAGGCCGGACTCGTCGTCCTCACCGAGGCCGGGCTCGACCCGGGCATCGATCACCTCTTCGCCCACGCCCTGGTCGCCCGGGCCCGGGAGGCCATCGGCGACGCCACGCCCGCCTCGTACACCCTCACGTCGTACTGCGGCGGAGTTCCTGCCGTCCCGAACGACTTCACCTACCGCTTCAGCTGGGCACCCACCGGTGTCCTCAACGCCCTGCGCTCCCCGGCCCGTTACATCGAGGACGGTGCGCGGACCGTCGCCGAGCGGCCGTGGGAGGCGACCCGGCGGCATGTCGTCGACGGGGAGACCTTCGAGGTCTACCCCAACCGCGACAGCCTCCCGTTCGTCGCGCAGTACGGGCTGCCGGATGCCTGGACACCACGGACGTTCGTGCGCGGCACCCTGCGGCTGGAGGGCTGGCTGCGCGCCTGGGATGCCGTCTTCGCCGAACTCAGGGGCGGCGACGACGACCGCATCGCCGCCCTGGCCCGGGAACTGGCCGCCGCCTACCCGACCACGGACGACGACCACGACCGGGTCGTCCTCGCCGTGTCGCTGGACGTGCGGGCCGAGTCCGGGCGCTCCTGGGCGGGCGGCTGTCTGCTGGACCTGGTGGGTGACGCGGAGGAGAGCGCGATGGCCCGCTGTGTCTCGCGGACCCTCGCTCTCGGAGTCCGTCACATCCTGGACGGCTCCCTGCCCCCGGGCCTGAACCGCGCCGCCGAGACGGCCGCCCGGTCCGAGCAGTGGCTGGGTGAACTCGCCCGGGACGGACTGGAGTTCACCCTCCGCGTCGACCGGTAG
- a CDS encoding serine hydrolase domain-containing protein gives MAQLRQEVDPGEAGLDPQVLGRLDRHFARLVDEGRLPGFLVSVARGGRVAHLTTHGRRDVAAELPVEPDTLWRVYSMTKPVTAVAALLLVEEGRLSLDDPVAGHLPAFADPRVYVGGSGADVETRPADGPILVRHLLTHTSGLTFGFYHAHPVDALYRDARLESSVPPGADLAETVEVYASLPLQFEPGTEWNYSVAANVLGRIIEVVSGKPLDVFCAERIFGPLGMTDAGFHVTDAQAPRLCEMYGEKEGGGGIEPIPGLPLRGRPRFLSGSGGMVCTAHDYHRFMEMLRRRGELDGVRLLAPRTVDLMTRNHLPGGADLRAFGSRPAHDEPGNDGLGFGFNCSVVIDPSRTLVPTGLGAFGWSGVATTTFWIDPGRDLTVQFMTQVRPRTSHSVFKDLKRMVHEALSD, from the coding sequence ATGGCACAGCTGCGACAAGAGGTCGATCCGGGTGAGGCCGGGCTGGATCCGCAGGTGCTGGGCCGCCTGGACCGGCACTTCGCCCGGCTGGTCGACGAAGGGCGTCTGCCGGGCTTCCTGGTCTCCGTCGCCCGGGGCGGGCGCGTCGCCCACCTCACGACGCACGGCCGGCGCGACGTCGCGGCCGAGCTCCCGGTCGAGCCCGACACCCTGTGGCGGGTCTACTCCATGACGAAGCCGGTCACCGCGGTCGCCGCCCTGCTGCTGGTGGAGGAGGGCCGGCTGTCCCTGGACGACCCGGTCGCCGGCCACCTGCCCGCGTTCGCCGACCCCCGGGTCTACGTCGGCGGGTCCGGGGCGGACGTCGAGACCCGCCCGGCCGACGGCCCGATACTCGTCCGGCATCTGCTGACCCACACCTCGGGCCTGACCTTCGGCTTCTACCACGCCCACCCGGTCGACGCCCTGTACCGCGACGCCCGCCTGGAGTCGTCGGTGCCGCCGGGTGCGGACCTGGCCGAGACCGTCGAGGTGTACGCGAGCCTGCCGCTGCAGTTCGAGCCGGGCACCGAGTGGAACTACTCGGTGGCCGCCAACGTCCTCGGCCGGATCATCGAGGTCGTGTCCGGGAAGCCGCTCGACGTGTTCTGCGCCGAGCGGATCTTCGGGCCGCTCGGCATGACGGACGCGGGCTTCCACGTCACGGACGCACAGGCGCCCCGGCTCTGCGAGATGTACGGGGAGAAGGAGGGCGGCGGCGGCATCGAGCCGATCCCGGGGCTCCCGCTGCGCGGCCGGCCGCGGTTCCTGTCGGGCAGCGGCGGCATGGTGTGCACGGCCCATGACTACCACCGCTTCATGGAGATGCTGCGCCGCCGGGGCGAACTCGACGGCGTGCGGCTGCTCGCCCCGCGGACCGTGGACCTGATGACCCGCAACCACCTGCCCGGCGGAGCCGACCTGCGGGCCTTCGGCAGCCGCCCGGCCCACGACGAGCCCGGCAACGACGGTCTCGGCTTCGGCTTCAACTGCTCCGTGGTGATCGATCCGTCCCGCACCCTGGTACCGACCGGGCTCGGCGCCTTCGGCTGGAGCGGGGTGGCCACCACGACGTTCTGGATCGACCCGGGCCGCGACCTGACGGTGCAGTTCATGACGCAGGTGCGGCCCAGAACCTCGCACTCGGTCTTCAAGGACCTCAAGCGGATGGTCCATGAGGCCCTGTCGGACTGA